AACAATTATCAAGATTGTAAGTGGCATGTATTTAGTAAAACAttaagagaattaaaatttataatatctagatattaatatcgttaaaatggAATTCGGCATTTATAACTTATACTCACGATGTGATTGTGCTCATCTGTGTGAACGAAAGGTAAGAGGCTAAGCACCAAAAAGTGGAGAAGTAATTGTGCCCGACACATCTTCATTGTGACGGGAAGGCGCACTAGGCGCCTTATGCAAGCAtgcaaagaatattaaaaaaaattcgacgatAAATGTACCCcatagatttaataaatatgatcaATGCAGTAGAAACATCGGCTGAGCggacacgtatatatatacatatatatatatataaagaaataatataaaatactttatgATGCACACACGCTGCAGCCAGAATGGTATGCTTAGAACGTATCGTGTACTTTTTTGATCCGGTGCCACGTCAGATGGCTCTTGCATCAAATATAACGGCGACAACCTAAAgctttcaattttattctcaAGCTAGATGATTGGTTTTATCAAATCTTTATCATGATTCGATGTAATATCATAAAACTTGATTGGTTCACAGCTTTAATGTAGTTTTCTTCGAATtacattttcaaatgattttcaatcaattaatttaatagtttcattataaaatataaatgaaatataatattatttcaaatatagagcgataacaatttattaaaacttatattgggagaaaaattgttttgtaatataatgtaatttacATAGAATTAAAACATGGttaaaaaaattctgaaaaaacaattttcaaaaattacaataaattataaattttactaaAAAATCATGgagataaatgtatttattttcatgatttgTCACAATAATATTAGAGAATATTTGATAAGGATTGCTttcttattactattcttCAGGCCATGGTTTTCCAATACCCTGAGATGCACCCATTCTAGATGGATCTTGACTGGGATAATGTATTGGCGTTGTGCCTGGTGGAAAAATGGGAGTTGCAGCTgctgcagcagcagcagcagccatTTGAGGTGGAAACATGAATTGTGGTGCTACCGGTGGCGGTGGTATCATCATTGGTGGTATCATACCAGGTGTTGTTTGcagattaaagaaattattcccCATGCTTTCCGGCGGAGGTGGTAAAGCACCAGGTAAACCAGGCACTGGTTCCAATATTTCTCTAGTTGCTTCTGCTGCAGAAATAGTTTGTCTGCCTTGAGAGCGTCCCCATTTTATAGTTAATCTTCTTCCacctaatattaatttattgaatgTTCTTTCTGCTGCTGCTTCAGCTGCACTTCTTTGTGTGTATTGAATAAAGGCACACTGTTGTCGTGGGACCATAGTTACAGAACGTATTTCACCATATTGGTAGAAATGGTCCCGTAATTGTTTCTCTGTTAAAACATCACCCAAGTTTCCAATGTACAAAGTGGTTATAGATTTATCCTCTGGCGGATCTAATTTAGGCATTGCTGCTGCTCTTCGCATTAATTTATCTGCCACAGGATCATTAACTCCATAATAGCGATCTTTGATGTTTTGATCTGCTAATGGATCATCTGGATCTGTTGGTTTTTCATGACGATAAGGAcactcttctcctcttttacATTCACCTTTTACCcaaaatgaacaaatatgTGGCCTGTTCCTTTTATAATATGGACTTGTTCTAGCcagtttcattaataaatcacTAGCTGCAGCAGATTTACCAACAGCTCCAGCTGGTGTTGTAGCAtctatttttcctatttcattATCTATGTTTTGTACATAGTATTCTTTGTTTACATCAGACCGAGGTAAGTCATCCTTTATCTTTAATGCAGCATCGCGTACTTGAATAGGCAATCCATATTCTAAATCAAGTAAACATGTTTGACACACATTTTTAAGTCGACTGCAAGTTTGACAAACTTCAGTCTTTTTAAATCGCATTCTTGCTCCTGGACACCATCTAAATACTGTAAATGGACGCATGCAGATTTTACATTCTTtcccatatttttctttggtctggaaaaaaaaagaaaaagaaaaacaattcaataaaacatattttatatacgctatataaagataataacataagatatgataaataaaatagaaagaataaaatataacctaattgattatttccaaatataaaaaataattaacaattaccATCCGAATATATGGATTATCTCCTAAACAAGTTTGACACAATATGGGAAATTCctgaaagcaaaaaataaaattaataataattatttaataatatttcgattactataaaaattattcctttttgaTCATTTACTATTAATACGTTTCATTAAACTTACCGCATCTTCCCAATTTTGTCTATTATATGTATTCGTGGTTTTTGAGGTTGCCATTTTATACTAccttaatatattatcttaaacaaataatgtaataatttttatatgttgtGAAAACGAACAAATCACAAAACACACTCTTCGTGTAACTGTGATTCACTGGAATGTGTACGGTTATATATGATCAGTGTCACCAatcttctaaaaaaaaaaaaaaaaaaaaaaaaagaacaagtaaCATTTTGAAGTTGATGGCGCTTTGATCGGTAAAAGACTCGTGTTAGTGTTTCCCCTTGAAAAGCAGTTGAAAGAAGTAGCGACGCAGAAGTCGGTGGTGTGAATTTGTTAAAATGGCCACGTCCGATTCCAAAGCACCTTTAAGAACAGTAAAAAGAGTGCAATTTGGCATTCTTTCTCCAGATGAAAtagtaagtatattttttattgtgataaagaatatcttaagaaatattattttactcgtgcaaaatataataatacgataacATGACGACATTATACCGTTGCTTGGTGTACTTACATTACATTACTTCTAATCAGTAATGATTGGAAAACTTATTTTAAGAATTAGTTGTCGgttaaaattttgataaaaataataatatttttcatcaataAGAATGACGATTAAAAGtgattaaaacataattaaaaatatattttaatattaatatagaaatcAATTGAATGACATGGAAATATTATGCTTGTAATTTcacaatttttacaaattattattaaatcatatcaATGTACacttcaatataaataataatttatttatatattataataataaataatttttctatttttatttttttttaatctattatttttctctttacagcGTCGTATGTCAGTTACAGATGGAGGCATACGCTTTCCAGAAACTATGGAAGGAGGTCGACCGAAGCTCGGTGGCCTTATGGATCCAAGACAAGGGGTAATTGATAGAAATTCTCGATGTCAAACATGTGCTGGTAATATGACAGAGTGTCCAGGTCATTTTGGACATATAGATTTGGCCAAACCTGTTTTTCATGTTGGATTTATTACAAAGACAATAAAAATCCTTAGATGTGTATGTTTTTATTGTTCAAAACTGTTAGTCAGTCCAGTAAGTATACTttgtgatataattattaagtcCATAATTTCTTTGaccaatttttaatatgtgaaattatataaattgtaatatatttcaatagcACAATccaaaaatcaaagaaatagtTATGAAGACAAAAGGTCAACCACGTAAACGTCTTACATTTGTATATGATTTGtgcaaaagtaaaaatatctgCGAAGGAGGAGATGAAATGGAtatcaataaagaaaattctgaACAACAACCTACAGATAGAAAACCAGGTCATGGAGGTTGTGGTAGGTACCAGCCAAATTTGAGAAGGTCTGGATTAGATGTTACTGCAGAATGGAAACATGTAAATGAAGATTctcaagagaagaaaatagttTTAACTGCTGAAAGGGCGTGGGAAATTTTGAAACACATCACTGATGAAGAATCATTTATTCTTGGTATGGATCCTAAATTTGCAAGACCGGACTGGATGGTAGTTACAGTGTTACCAGTTCCACCATTGTCAGTAAGACCAGCAGTTATCATGTATGGTTCAGCTAAAAATCAAGATGATTTGACACATAAATTAGCAGATataatcaaatcaaataatgaattattaagaaatgaaCAAGCTGGTGCAGCGGCTCATGTTATatcagaaaatataaaaatgttacaatTTCATGTAGCAACATTAGTAGATAATGACATGCCTGGTATGCCAAGAGCAATGCAAAAATCTGGAAAGCCATTGAAGGCTATAAAAGCAAGgctaaaaggaaaagagggaagaatACGAGGCAACTTGATGGGCAAGCGTGTAGATTTTTCAGCACGTACTGTCATTACACCAGATCCAAATTTAAGAATCGATCAAGTAGGCGTTCCTCGTAGCATTGCTCAAAATTTAACATTTCCAGAAATTGTAACGCCTTTCAATATCGACAAGATGCAGGAGTTAGTAAGACGTGGCAATTCGCAGTATCCTGGTGCGAAGTATATAGTCAGAGATAATGGAGAACGTATAGATTTAAGATTTCATCCAAAACCTTCTGATCTTCATCTACAATGTGGATATAGAGTAGAAAGACATATCAGAGATGGAGATTTggttatttttaatcgacagCCAACTCTTCACAAAATGAGTATGATGGGTCATAGAGTTAAAGTTCTCCCATGGAGTACTTTTCGTATGAATTTAAGCTGTACATCACCCTATAATGCCGATTTCGATGGAGACGAAATGAATCTTCATGTTCCACAATCAATGGAGACACGTGCGGAAGTAGAAAATATACATGTTACTCCTCGTCAAATTATTACTCCTCAAGCAAATAAACCAGTTATGGGTATTGTACAAGATACTTTAACTGCTGTGAGGAAAATGACAAAAAGAGacgtttttatagaaaaagaacaaatgatGAATATTCTTATGTTTTTACCTAGTTGGGATGGCAAAATGCCTCAACCATGTATATTGAAACCAAAACCTCTTTGGACTgggaaacaaattttttccttGATCATACCAGGAAATGTAAATATGATAAGAACACACAGCACACATccagatgaagaagatgatggACCATATAAATGGATATCGCCTGGTGATACGAAAGTTATGGTAGAACATGGAGAATTAGTTATGGGTATTCTTTGTAAGAAGACTTTAGGTACATCAGCAGGATCCTTACTTCATATTTGTATGCTGGAATTAGGCCATGAAGTATGTGGACGTTTTTATGGAAATATTCAGACTGTGATCAACAATTGGTTATTATTAGAAGGTCATTCAATTGGTATTGGTGATACTATTGCTGATCCACAGACATACTTAGAAATCCAAAAAGCTATCAAGAAAGCCAAAGAAGACGTGATAGAAGTTATTCAAAAAGCTCATAATATGGAATTAGAGCCTACACCTGGTAACACCTTGAGGCAAACATTCGAAAATCAAGTAAACAGAATTTTGAATGACGCCCGTGATAAAACTGGTGGCTCTGCTAAAAAATCTTTGACtgaatataacaatttaaaagCTATGGTCGTATCAGGTTCAAAAggatcaaatattaatatttcccAAGTTATTGCTTGTGTAGGACAACAAAACGTTGAAGGTAAAAGAATACCTTTCGGTTTTCGTAAAAGAACTTTGCCGCATTTTATCAAGGACGATTATGGTCCTGAGTCTAGAGGATTTGTTGAGAATTCATACTTAGCCGGTCTTACACCATCCGAGTTCTATTTCCATGCTATGGGCGGTCGTGAAGGTCTTATTGATACTGCTGTCAAAACTGCAGAAACAGGATATATTCAGCGTCGTTTGATCAAAGCTATGGAGTCCGTAATGGTTCATTATGATGGAACTGTAAGAAATTCTGTTGGGCAACTTATTCAATTACGTTATGGTGAGGATGGTTTATGCGGTGAAACGGTCGAGTTTCAAAACTTACCTACTATTAAACTCAGCAATAAAGCATTTGAAAAGAAGTTTAAATTTGATCCAACCAACGAACGATATCTGAGACGTATATTTAATGAAGATATTGTCCGTGAAATGATGGGATCGGGTGAAGTAATTTCcgaattagaaagagaatgggAACAACTTAATAGAGATAGAGCTGTTCTTCGTGAAATTTTTCCTAGCGGAGAATCCAAAGTTGTACTCCCATGTAATTTACAGAGAATGATTTGGAATGTCCAAAAAATTTTCCACATCAATAAAAGAGCTCCTACTGATCTCAGTCCTATGAGAGTCATACAAggtttatacaataatatttataattatattttttcaatattgcaaaattaaaatatacttaatctctgattcattttctttttttaggtGTAAAAGATCTTTTAGAGAAATGTATAATTGTAGCTGGAGATGATAGATTAAGTAAACAAGCTAATGAAAATGCAACATTGTTATTCCAATGTTTAGTGAGATCAACTCTATGTACAAAATGTGTATCTGAAGAATTCAGACTTTCCAGTGAAGCTTTTGAATGGCTTATTGGAGAAATTGAAACTAGATTCCAACAAGCACAAGTAtgatgaatgaaatataaattaaatatctatgaATTATACAGATCGATTATTACAGTTAtgcttataaattattttaattgaattttttaggTGTCACCAGGTGAAATGGTAGGTGCATTAGCTGCACAATCTCTTGGTGAACCTGCAACACAGATGACACTCAATACTTTCCACTTCGCCGGTGTCTCGTCGAAGAACGTAACTCTTGGTGTACCCagattgaaagaaattattaacattagcAAAAAACCAAAAGCACCTTCATTGACAGTATTTTTAACTGGTGCTGCTGCCAGGGATGCTGAAAAAGCGAAAAATGTTCTCTGTCGTCTTGAACATACTACGTTACGAAAAGTAACTGCCAATACCGCGATTTATTATGATCCTGATCCACAAAATACTGTTATTGCTGAAGATCAAGAGTTTGTCAATGTATACTACGAAATGCCGGACTTCGATCCAACAAAAATATCACCTTGGTTGTTACGTATTGAATTGGATAGAAAAAGGATGACGGATAAAAAATTGACCATGGAACAGATTGcagaaaaaattaatgcaGGTTTTGGAGATGATTTGAATTGTATATTCAATGATGATAATGCAGAAAAATTGGTCTTACGAATTAGGATTATGAATAGTGATGACAATAAATTCCAAGATACAGAAGAAGAAACTGTGGATAAAATGGAAGATGATATGTTCCTTCGGTGTATAGAAGCTAATATGCTTAGTGACATGACTTTACAAgtatgtttaaaatttttaattttataatatatcaatgattatatataatatattgattaatgattaatgtcaaatatattttcaggGTATCGAAGCTATTGGTAAAGTATACATGCATTTACCGCAAACTGATTCGAAAAAGCGAATTGTTATAACGGAGACAGGTGAATTTAAAGCGATAGCAGAATGGTTACTTGAAACTGATGGAACAAGTTTAATGAAAGTGTTAAGTGAAAGAGACGTTGATCCAGTTCGAACGTTCAGCAATGACATTTGCGAAATATTCCAAGTATTAGGTATAGAAGCTGTACGAAAGTCtgtcgaaaaagaaatgaatgctGTATTACAATTCTATGGTCTTTATGTAAATTATCGACATCTCGCTTTACTTTGTGACGTTATGACTGCTAAAGGTCATTTAATGGCTATAACTCGTCATGGAATCAACAGACAGGATACCGGAGCATTAATGAGGTTTGTAATCCATATGTTGCCTtatttaagataaaagaagaaaataaaaaatttattattccattATTATAGATGTTCTTTCGAAGAAACGGTCGACGTTCTATTGGACGCTGCTTCGCATGCTGAAGTTGATCCTATGAGAGGAGTgtcagaaaatattattatgggTCAACTGCCACGTATAGGAACTGGTAAGAAACAATTTAATGGATACAATAATTGACAATTGAATACTACAATAATATTGATCAAATTAAATCTCAAGatgtattatcaaaaataggaaagatatatttttaattcgttcgtgTCCCATAGGTTGCTTCGATTTACTACTCGATGCAGAGAAATGTAAAGCTGGAATTGAAATACCAATGGCGGTAGGTGCTGGTGTAATGGGAACTGCCGGTATGTTCTTTGGTAGTGTTGCGACTCCGAGTATGAGTCCTCAGATGACACCGTGGATGGGAGCTACTCCTGGTTATGGTGCATCGAGTATGTCGCCCGGTACGTTTTCATATtcgtatttaatgaaatatttaacaattgttAATAAAGCACAGATTTtacatgaaataatttatgtatagcTTTGGGCAGCGGGATGACACCAGGAGGTGCTTGTTTCTCACCATCGGGAGCATCCGATGCTTCGGGATTGTCTCCAGCATATTCCGCCTATTCTCCACAACCAGGAAGTCCTGGAAGTCCAGGACCAAGTATGAGTCCTTATCCAATGTCACCAGCCGGCGGTGCTTCGCCAAGTTACTCGCCTACGTCACCAGCTTATTTGCCAACATCACCCAGTATGACACCGTCGAGTCCGAATTATTCACCCACCAGTCCAACATATTCGCCAACTAGTCCGAACTATTCACCAACGTCACCAAGTTATTCACCTACCAGCCCAAGTTATTCACCAACAAGTCCAAGTTATTCGCCGACTTCGCCGAGCTATTCGCCAACATCACCAAGTTATTCACCAACAAGTCCAAGTTATTCGCCAACTTCACCGAGCTATTCACCAACGTCACCAAGTTATTCACCTACCAGTCCAAGTTATTCGCCGACTTCGCCGAGCTATTCGCCAACAAGCCCAAGTTACTCCCCAACAAGTCCAAGTTATTCTCCAACAAGTCCAAGTTACTCGCCGACAAGTCCAAGCTATTCGCCAACAAGTCCCAGTTATTCGCCAACCAGTCCAAGCTATTCACCTAGTTCACCTAATTACACACCAGCCTCACCGTCTTATTCGCCTACCAGTCCAAGTTATTCACCTAGTTCACCTCAATATTCACCGGCTAGTCCAAGTTATTCTCCAAGTAGTCCAAAATATTCACCAACAAGTCCGAGTTACTCGCCTACTTCACCTTCCTTTGCTGGAACGTCACCACAATATACTCCAGCGAGTCCAACATATTCTCCTACAAGTCCAACTTATTCGCCGACAAGTCCATCGTATTCTCCAAGTTCACCACAGCACACGGCTACTGGTAGTACAAGATATTCACCCAGCAGTCCGAATTACTCGCCGACGAGTCCTACGTATTCGCCAACGAGTCCTCAATATTCACCTTCGAGTACGAAATATTCGCCTACAAGTCCTACTTATACTCCAACGAGTCCTAGTTATTCGCCAACAAGTCCAACGTACTCGCCTCCGGTACCTGGTTACTCTCCTACGAGTCCAACTTATTCACCGGCATCACCCGCTTACGAAACGGACGATTAAAGCGCAACCTATCTTTAATTTGTTAgctttaaatattcattgtaaGATAAGAATGTGTAAGATTACTTGTAATTATAACGTTCATATTGTTgctcttaaattttttttttttttttttttttttttttttttttttttctttttgttcatttttttttattttattcatatattttattttattttatttcatatataataatgaatgtatGTGGTTATTATCCATTCAAAAGTATTGGACTCTATCTATCGAAAAGCCTTTTGTATTTGACATGAATATTAACATGTTTAAGTAATACATCGACTTTGGATTATTCAAAGGGCTTATGTCGCATAGAAAGCACGCATACATGACcgagaatagagagaaagttgTAGGTCTTCTTGCAATGTTCTCACAGTCGCCGTGACCACGACTTGCGTTCGATAGGAGGATGTATCAAGTTACTTGTTGTTAACATGCATGAAGGAAACTGGTTCGTATTCTCTTTCATAGTGATGTCGAAGCCAGTGCAAATGGTTTCTCATCATGATTCACGAAAGTGTACCTCTTATTTTTAAAGACGTTAATTcagatctttctttatttttctctactttatgtattattgatatatttggTGTTTTTCCAATCATCGCTTTGCCAAGTGCTATCATTCAGTGCGGtgagttattaatttttttttgaaaaaaccCGTTTCCTCTTGCACGATATCTTCTCGTAGttgacaaatgaaaaattaaaattttgtgaTTGCGGTTGAGCGAAGTGATTTAAAACtgtttaaaaaacaaatacattCGCTAAATCGCGTGTGtttaagtatttctttttttttgtttttttctttttctttttcttttttttttctttttttttttctttttaaattaaaataagaatttaatataaatgtattatatacgcGGTGtaacagagaaaaataatattttgacaaaaaataaaaaaaaaagaaaaaaaacaaaatagtaataacaataataataataataataataataataataataataataataataatcttgttAGACATTTAAAGAAAGTTATGTATAAATTTACGTTTTATGCGTTTATAAATGCGACCTGAAAAAATAAACCAATTGATGCGATTATGCGGATATACTCGGTTGTTttttaagtacatatatatttacactaggatagtttgaaaaattcgtggctatttttcactttaagaatgaaatttatatattaaaaaaaaaaaaataaaaaaataaaaaacaaagaaaaaaaatacgaaaaagaacagaaaagctgcaaattttgtaaattgcCCTCGTATGcagagatatatacatagataatacTTTTTAAGCAAGTGATTTCACTCGATCGTGTATTTTAATGATCTCGACGGGTTAAttgatacatataaaaaacaaagcatGAAATGATTTTAGGATTATTTGGAATTCCTTTGGTACTCATTGTTTTTGGATTACAAATATACACAGCTGCACTTCTTGGAAAATCATGGATCATAGCTACGAATTTGGATCCGTTGATCTCT
This portion of the Vespa velutina chromosome 4, iVesVel2.1, whole genome shotgun sequence genome encodes:
- the LOC124948276 gene encoding pre-mRNA-splicing factor RBM22 produces the protein MATSKTTNTYNRQNWEDAEFPILCQTCLGDNPYIRMTKEKYGKECKICMRPFTVFRWCPGARMRFKKTEVCQTCSRLKNVCQTCLLDLEYGLPIQVRDAALKIKDDLPRSDVNKEYYVQNIDNEIGKIDATTPAGAVGKSAAASDLLMKLARTSPYYKRNRPHICSFWVKGECKRGEECPYRHEKPTDPDDPLADQNIKDRYYGVNDPVADKLMRRAAAMPKLDPPEDKSITTLYIGNLGDVLTEKQLRDHFYQYGEIRSVTMVPRQQCAFIQYTQRSAAEAAAERTFNKLILGGRRLTIKWGRSQGRQTISAAEATREILEPVPGLPGALPPPPESMGNNFFNLQTTPGMIPPMMIPPPPVAPQFMFPPQMAAAAAAAAATPIFPPGTTPIHYPSQDPSRMGASQGIGKPWPEE
- the LOC124948273 gene encoding DNA-directed RNA polymerase II subunit RPB1, giving the protein MATSDSKAPLRTVKRVQFGILSPDEIRRMSVTDGGIRFPETMEGGRPKLGGLMDPRQGVIDRNSRCQTCAGNMTECPGHFGHIDLAKPVFHVGFITKTIKILRCVCFYCSKLLVSPHNPKIKEIVMKTKGQPRKRLTFVYDLCKSKNICEGGDEMDINKENSEQQPTDRKPGHGGCGRYQPNLRRSGLDVTAEWKHVNEDSQEKKIVLTAERAWEILKHITDEESFILGMDPKFARPDWMVVTVLPVPPLSVRPAVIMYGSAKNQDDLTHKLADIIKSNNELLRNEQAGAAAHVISENIKMLQFHVATLVDNDMPGMPRAMQKSGKPLKAIKARLKGKEGRIRGNLMGKRVDFSARTVITPDPNLRIDQVGVPRSIAQNLTFPEIVTPFNIDKMQELVRRGNSQYPGAKYIVRDNGERIDLRFHPKPSDLHLQCGYRVERHIRDGDLVIFNRQPTLHKMSMMGHRVKVLPWSTFRMNLSCTSPYNADFDGDEMNLHVPQSMETRAEVENIHVTPRQIITPQANKPVMGIVQDTLTAVRKMTKRDVFIEKEQMMNILMFLPSWDGKMPQPCILKPKPLWTGKQIFSLIIPGNVNMIRTHSTHPDEEDDGPYKWISPGDTKVMVEHGELVMGILCKKTLGTSAGSLLHICMLELGHEVCGRFYGNIQTVINNWLLLEGHSIGIGDTIADPQTYLEIQKAIKKAKEDVIEVIQKAHNMELEPTPGNTLRQTFENQVNRILNDARDKTGGSAKKSLTEYNNLKAMVVSGSKGSNINISQVIACVGQQNVEGKRIPFGFRKRTLPHFIKDDYGPESRGFVENSYLAGLTPSEFYFHAMGGREGLIDTAVKTAETGYIQRRLIKAMESVMVHYDGTVRNSVGQLIQLRYGEDGLCGETVEFQNLPTIKLSNKAFEKKFKFDPTNERYLRRIFNEDIVREMMGSGEVISELEREWEQLNRDRAVLREIFPSGESKVVLPCNLQRMIWNVQKIFHINKRAPTDLSPMRVIQGVKDLLEKCIIVAGDDRLSKQANENATLLFQCLVRSTLCTKCVSEEFRLSSEAFEWLIGEIETRFQQAQVSPGEMVGALAAQSLGEPATQMTLNTFHFAGVSSKNVTLGVPRLKEIINISKKPKAPSLTVFLTGAAARDAEKAKNVLCRLEHTTLRKVTANTAIYYDPDPQNTVIAEDQEFVNVYYEMPDFDPTKISPWLLRIELDRKRMTDKKLTMEQIAEKINAGFGDDLNCIFNDDNAEKLVLRIRIMNSDDNKFQDTEEETVDKMEDDMFLRCIEANMLSDMTLQGIEAIGKVYMHLPQTDSKKRIVITETGEFKAIAEWLLETDGTSLMKVLSERDVDPVRTFSNDICEIFQVLGIEAVRKSVEKEMNAVLQFYGLYVNYRHLALLCDVMTAKGHLMAITRHGINRQDTGALMRCSFEETVDVLLDAASHAEVDPMRGVSENIIMGQLPRIGTGCFDLLLDAEKCKAGIEIPMAVGAGVMGTAGMFFGSVATPSMSPQMTPWMGATPGYGASSMSPALGSGMTPGGACFSPSGASDASGLSPAYSAYSPQPGSPGSPGPSMSPYPMSPAGGASPSYSPTSPAYLPTSPSMTPSSPNYSPTSPTYSPTSPNYSPTSPSYSPTSPSYSPTSPSYSPTSPSYSPTSPSYSPTSPSYSPTSPSYSPTSPSYSPTSPSYSPTSPSYSPTSPSYSPTSPSYSPTSPSYSPTSPSYSPTSPSYSPTSPSYSPSSPNYTPASPSYSPTSPSYSPSSPQYSPASPSYSPSSPKYSPTSPSYSPTSPSFAGTSPQYTPASPTYSPTSPTYSPTSPSYSPSSPQHTATGSTRYSPSSPNYSPTSPTYSPTSPQYSPSSTKYSPTSPTYTPTSPSYSPTSPTYSPPVPGYSPTSPTYSPASPAYETDD